A single Halarcobacter anaerophilus DNA region contains:
- a CDS encoding 6-hydroxymethylpterin diphosphokinase MptE-like protein, which produces MTEAELQLQNALTTTFLANLAFLSEYDKDLYLRIDNLSQAIDEGIYEERFFLEFLEKEGEFDIYDKKENRYVYDQNPKKLKNKAKNLDFTSKGSFSDLKRGLYSGEREEINFDLNEPISLDNSFRMILNDVSDYVDVFSDKIGTYENKRFKSFEKFIIIGTLLSRHLLNIHKKFNPELYFICESNLEIFRLSLFVFDYTELVRDGGAIIFSIMDDDNLFDKKCSLFMLYKPYKNYCLKFFTTDYNVSSLFDNIANSFSSNNPFNYNYISLLYNLLNNNSKIIGTYNRVKLQAATGVLTDKPILFIGAGPSLEDEIEWISKNQNKFIIISMAAALKKIIPNKIIPDIIATADSGEKVVLDQFDLDNNIEYIKDKIIFASSMTSYNILANFKKENVFIFDVMSSFFTDSIYHNGYSIGEITLSWLLSLNCKEIYLLGVDLALNQKTGETHMSEHVSSKKLILSDDTFFVDKGNFSTREDTVEVKGNFFKKVKTTRLFMLSLIEMNNIIKKLLVDEQKVYNLSKNGAFINNTIPSTSDDIKLKDINKNIDKMKKNLIKISTKFLSDDNKQSLEMEVEYLKNFLYFLNNSEKKKLDYKEFEKYINSLYDNFNENIYKMVASKGFLLTYLNTHLLYIDYCLNDKSIKKENQKINETLEVLEKQINNLIKNYLKYTEIVKNI; this is translated from the coding sequence ATGACAGAAGCAGAACTTCAGTTGCAAAATGCATTAACAACTACATTTTTAGCAAATCTTGCCTTTTTGAGTGAATATGACAAAGATTTATATCTTAGGATTGATAATTTGTCTCAAGCTATAGATGAGGGCATTTATGAAGAGAGATTTTTTTTAGAATTTTTAGAAAAAGAAGGTGAATTTGATATTTATGATAAAAAAGAAAATAGATATGTTTATGACCAAAATCCTAAAAAATTAAAGAACAAAGCTAAAAATTTAGATTTCACTTCGAAAGGAAGTTTCTCAGATTTAAAAAGAGGTCTTTATTCTGGAGAAAGAGAAGAAATTAATTTTGATTTAAATGAGCCAATCTCTTTAGATAATTCATTTAGAATGATTTTAAATGATGTTTCTGATTATGTAGACGTTTTTAGCGATAAAATAGGAACTTATGAAAATAAGCGATTTAAAAGTTTTGAAAAATTTATTATTATAGGAACTTTACTTAGTAGGCATTTATTAAATATACATAAAAAATTTAATCCTGAATTATATTTTATTTGTGAATCAAATTTAGAGATTTTTAGATTATCTTTATTTGTTTTTGATTATACAGAATTAGTAAGAGATGGAGGAGCTATAATCTTTTCAATAATGGATGATGATAATCTTTTTGATAAAAAATGTTCTCTTTTTATGTTATATAAACCGTATAAAAATTATTGTCTAAAGTTTTTTACAACAGACTATAATGTATCAAGCTTATTTGATAATATTGCAAATAGTTTTTCTTCTAATAATCCTTTTAATTATAACTATATCTCTTTGTTATATAATTTATTAAATAATAATAGTAAAATTATTGGCACGTATAATAGAGTAAAACTTCAGGCTGCTACAGGTGTCTTAACAGATAAGCCTATCCTTTTTATTGGTGCAGGTCCCTCTTTGGAAGATGAAATTGAGTGGATAAGTAAAAATCAAAATAAATTCATAATTATTTCAATGGCAGCCGCATTAAAGAAGATAATTCCTAATAAGATAATTCCTGATATTATAGCAACAGCGGATAGTGGAGAAAAAGTTGTTTTAGATCAATTTGATTTAGATAATAATATAGAATATATAAAAGATAAAATAATATTTGCTTCTTCTATGACTTCTTACAATATATTGGCAAATTTTAAAAAAGAGAATGTTTTTATTTTTGATGTCATGAGTAGTTTTTTTACAGATTCTATTTATCATAATGGGTATAGTATTGGGGAAATTACATTAAGCTGGCTTTTATCTCTTAATTGTAAAGAAATTTATCTTTTAGGTGTAGATCTTGCTTTAAATCAAAAAACAGGAGAAACTCACATGTCAGAACATGTTTCTTCAAAAAAATTAATTTTGTCTGACGATACTTTTTTTGTAGATAAGGGAAATTTTTCAACTCGTGAAGATACCGTAGAAGTGAAAGGTAACTTTTTTAAAAAAGTAAAAACAACAAGACTTTTTATGCTCTCTTTAATTGAAATGAATAACATTATTAAAAAGTTATTAGTAGATGAACAAAAAGTTTATAATTTATCAAAAAATGGTGCTTTTATTAATAACACTATTCCTTCTACAAGTGATGATATAAAATTAAAAGATATAAATAAAAATATAGATAAGATGAAAAAGAATCTAATAAAAATATCAACAAAATTTTTATCTGATGATAATAAACAAAGTTTGGAAATGGAAGTTGAATATCTAAAAAACTTTTTATATTTTTTAAATAATAGTGAAAAGAAAAAACTTGATTATAAAGAATTTGAAAAATATATAAATAGTTTATATGATAATTTTAATGAAAATATATACAAAATGGTTGCATCAAAAGGATTTTTGCTTACTTATTTAAATACACATTTATTATATATTGATTATTGTTTAAATGATAAGAGTATAAAAAAAGAGAATCAAAAGATTAATGAAACTTTAGAGGTCTTAGAAAAACAGATAAATAATTTGATAAAAAATTATTTAAAATATACTGAAATAGTAAAAAATATTTAA
- a CDS encoding ATP-binding protein has product MAKVLLILGGGADQLPGVLKAQEMGIYTIVLDGNSEAYCKKYSDEFYTVSIKHIEQIDEFLDNYSKKIDGVIAFGVDIPYIIAYVANRLKINYTIPLQSAKLSENKFYSKEFMHKYNINIPAYSLVNSVDDIKKFVDIYGFPFVLKPVDNSASRGISLLHNLENINKYYEYAISQSSCNQIMVEKYLDGFQISTESFIVNSKVFNIGFADRNYEDMDKFMPNIIENGGDLPSIYMKEKHKFQLEKYLKIISKELNIRNGVIKGDIIIYKDELYIIELALRLSGGNLSTIEIPESTGVDFLQVAIKLHMNLKIDETELKIEKNDFISLRYKFLEDIKKGKIKNINLPEVNNISSSLFIKIGDEIKSNKTENHANRIASVITRGSSRDEAINKANEYLQNLEIVFE; this is encoded by the coding sequence TTGGCTAAAGTACTTCTAATCTTAGGTGGAGGAGCAGATCAGTTACCTGGAGTTTTAAAAGCACAAGAGATGGGTATTTATACCATTGTGTTAGATGGAAATAGTGAAGCTTATTGTAAAAAATATTCTGACGAGTTTTATACTGTCAGTATAAAACATATTGAACAAATTGATGAGTTTTTGGATAATTATTCAAAAAAAATTGATGGAGTAATCGCTTTTGGAGTTGATATCCCTTATATTATTGCTTATGTTGCTAATAGATTAAAAATAAATTATACAATCCCCCTTCAATCTGCAAAGTTAAGTGAAAACAAGTTTTATTCTAAAGAGTTTATGCACAAATACAATATAAATATTCCTGCTTATTCACTTGTAAATTCAGTAGATGACATAAAGAAATTTGTGGATATTTATGGTTTTCCTTTTGTATTAAAACCTGTTGATAATTCAGCTTCAAGAGGAATAAGTCTACTTCATAATCTAGAAAATATAAATAAATATTATGAATATGCAATTTCTCAAAGCTCTTGTAATCAAATAATGGTTGAAAAATATTTAGATGGTTTTCAAATAAGCACGGAATCCTTTATTGTAAACAGTAAAGTTTTTAATATAGGTTTCGCAGATAGAAACTATGAAGATATGGACAAGTTTATGCCTAATATCATAGAAAATGGCGGTGATTTGCCATCTATATACATGAAAGAAAAGCATAAATTTCAATTAGAGAAGTATTTAAAAATCATTTCAAAAGAATTAAATATAAGAAATGGAGTTATAAAAGGTGATATTATAATATATAAGGATGAATTATATATTATAGAATTAGCATTAAGATTGTCCGGAGGTAATTTGTCAACTATAGAAATTCCGGAATCTACAGGTGTAGATTTTTTACAAGTAGCCATAAAATTACATATGAATCTAAAAATAGATGAAACCGAATTAAAGATAGAAAAAAATGATTTTATATCTTTACGATATAAATTTTTGGAAGATATAAAAAAAGGGAAAATAAAAAATATAAATCTACCTGAGGTAAATAATATATCTAGTTCATTATTTATTAAGATTGGTGATGAGATAAAATCGAATAAAACAGAGAATCATGCAAATAGAATAGCAAGTGTTATAACACGAGGCAGTTCAAGAGATGAAGCTATAAATAAAGCTAATGAATATTTACAAAATTTGGAGATAGTGTTTGAATAA
- a CDS encoding SDR family NAD(P)-dependent oxidoreductase yields the protein MKDKLLLITGGSQGIGKAIVLEAINAGYKVAFTYNSNKDEALAFLDEIGDKEVEAFQFTLGKRDNVKRLLLDIEKRFGQFPSYLVNNAAILIQKDFETISDEEWDLVLNTNLTGVFQIVQELIVDMKKNNFGRIVNISSIGGQVGGNLAVHYATTKAGLISFSKSMAKIYSKYNVLTNCIAPGLVNTKMIEKELDSDAGKEKLKTIPVGKITEPEEIANLVLFLLSEKNTTMTGQTVNINGGMYFG from the coding sequence ATGAAGGATAAATTATTATTAATAACTGGTGGAAGCCAAGGGATTGGTAAAGCAATAGTTTTAGAGGCTATAAATGCAGGTTACAAAGTAGCTTTCACTTATAATTCTAACAAAGATGAAGCTTTAGCTTTTTTAGATGAAATCGGTGATAAAGAGGTTGAAGCTTTTCAATTTACATTAGGGAAAAGAGATAATGTAAAGAGATTGTTACTTGATATTGAAAAACGATTTGGTCAGTTTCCCTCTTACCTTGTAAATAATGCTGCAATTTTAATTCAAAAGGATTTTGAGACTATTAGTGATGAGGAGTGGGATTTAGTTTTAAATACTAATTTGACTGGAGTTTTTCAAATAGTTCAAGAACTTATTGTAGATATGAAAAAAAACAATTTTGGAAGGATAGTAAATATATCTTCAATTGGTGGTCAAGTTGGAGGTAACTTAGCTGTTCATTATGCAACAACTAAAGCTGGATTAATCTCTTTTTCAAAATCAATGGCAAAAATTTATTCTAAGTATAATGTATTAACTAATTGTATAGCGCCAGGGTTAGTAAACACTAAAATGATTGAAAAAGAACTTGATTCTGATGCTGGAAAAGAAAAATTAAAAACTATTCCAGTTGGGAAAATAACAGAACCAGAAGAGATAGCGAACTTAGTTTTATTTTTATTGTCAGAAAAAAATACTACTATGACTGGGCAAACTGTTAATATCAATGGAGGGATGTATTTTGGCTAA
- a CDS encoding thiamine pyrophosphate-binding protein: MFSTAVIAKVIKEFSGNLFLYPGGTIAPLLQECKNIGVNLVVSKNEQGAGYMAIAEAQLNHKPSFAAVTSGPGATNIITPLADAYYDSVPLIAITGQVGTPDLERSSEIRQRGFQEVPIVNMVKEITKEVFQPRTIEELSDAIHNAYIISNEGRKGPVLIDLPMNIQLQEIDNKKLGSLLKLDTLTVEKKVKGEIDQNTISKTIDVLNNAQKPLVLIGGGAQEEWQDIRTILEKTNIPVISSLRGLGVFNGLKSYGWIGHTGTPWANKILFEADCVLVLGSRLDVRQTGSETKTLDEKKVIHVDIDSNELKECRVKNTIKINVPILEYLNLIDSKVNKFTNLEWLSRVDEIKFSTLMQDDAGVANGVNPSDVLKYIDKNTNDKMTLFSTGVGSHQHWTSRYINFDNKMKKIFTSAGHGTMGFGLPTALGLNYLERDSRVICIDGDGSFQINIQELALINELNLNLKILVMDNSRLGIVSQFQNITFGKDPTTGDFLNPDFVEIAKAYKLEAYYIKEYDETIISQWLNSEKAALLHVKVKHDAPISPMLLGGQKLNEMWQYEG, encoded by the coding sequence ATGTTTTCAACGGCAGTAATAGCAAAAGTTATAAAAGAATTTAGTGGAAATCTATTCCTTTATCCAGGGGGAACAATTGCTCCTTTGTTACAAGAGTGTAAGAATATTGGTGTTAATTTAGTTGTTTCTAAAAATGAACAAGGTGCAGGTTATATGGCTATTGCAGAAGCACAGCTTAATCATAAACCCTCTTTTGCAGCTGTAACTAGTGGTCCTGGGGCAACAAATATTATAACACCTTTGGCAGATGCTTATTATGATAGTGTCCCTTTAATTGCCATAACTGGACAAGTTGGAACTCCTGATTTAGAAAGAAGTTCTGAGATTAGACAAAGAGGTTTTCAAGAAGTACCTATTGTAAATATGGTAAAAGAGATTACTAAAGAGGTTTTTCAACCTAGAACAATTGAAGAGCTTTCAGATGCTATCCATAACGCATATATTATCTCAAATGAGGGAAGAAAAGGGCCTGTTTTAATCGACTTACCAATGAATATTCAACTACAAGAGATAGATAATAAAAAGCTAGGTAGTTTACTAAAATTAGATACCTTAACTGTAGAAAAAAAAGTAAAAGGTGAAATAGATCAAAATACAATTTCTAAAACAATTGATGTTTTAAATAATGCACAAAAACCACTTGTATTAATTGGTGGAGGGGCACAAGAAGAGTGGCAAGATATTAGAACAATTTTAGAAAAAACTAATATTCCTGTAATCTCAAGTTTAAGAGGTTTAGGGGTCTTTAATGGTTTAAAATCTTATGGATGGATAGGTCATACAGGGACACCATGGGCAAATAAAATATTATTTGAAGCTGATTGTGTACTTGTTTTAGGTAGTAGATTAGATGTTAGGCAAACTGGTTCAGAAACAAAAACATTAGATGAAAAAAAAGTTATCCATGTTGATATTGATAGTAATGAGTTAAAAGAGTGTAGAGTTAAAAATACAATAAAAATAAATGTACCAATACTTGAATATTTAAATCTAATTGATTCAAAGGTAAACAAGTTTACAAACTTAGAGTGGTTAAGTAGGGTAGATGAAATCAAATTTTCAACTTTGATGCAAGATGATGCCGGGGTTGCCAATGGAGTTAACCCTTCTGATGTCTTAAAATATATTGATAAAAATACAAATGATAAAATGACACTATTTTCAACTGGTGTTGGTTCACATCAACATTGGACTTCAAGATATATAAATTTTGATAATAAGATGAAAAAAATCTTTACCTCTGCTGGTCATGGAACTATGGGGTTTGGTCTGCCTACTGCTTTGGGTTTAAATTATTTAGAAAGAGACTCAAGAGTAATTTGTATTGATGGGGATGGTTCCTTTCAAATAAATATTCAAGAATTAGCACTTATTAATGAATTAAATCTAAATCTAAAAATATTGGTAATGGACAACAGTAGACTAGGAATTGTTTCTCAATTTCAAAATATTACATTTGGTAAAGACCCAACAACAGGTGATTTTTTGAATCCAGATTTTGTGGAGATTGCAAAAGCGTATAAACTTGAAGCATACTATATAAAAGAATATGATGAAACTATCATCTCTCAATGGTTAAACAGTGAAAAAGCAGCTTTATTACATGTAAAAGTTAAACATGATGCACCTATCTCTCCGATGCTTTTAGGTGGACAAAAACTAAATGAAATGTGGCAATATGAAGGATAA
- a CDS encoding glycosyltransferase family 2 protein, with translation MNEYKVAVCIPNYNMEETLENTILSALGQTYKNVEIYILDNCSTDNSMNIINNYSSKFKNIIVLKNEYHLSMAENWNKLLRSVKNCDFINILSADDILEKEYFEECISLYKKSNETLSYIYSDRYNIVNGKRIDIEFFRDETKLVDRDEAFLLNILGFHTAPCQLLINFKKLEEVGFLSTKFGPASDMHLTLKLNSLGPIGYIRKRLIGYNISSGMTSNNRMLKYMSVLFYDLKTNIIENNIPDSLKKFKNKLKLDVECFCSKYCIKSGFADYKNGGNLLNFKEVILLAGTYDKKIIDSDLFDYVIIKKETDIKMIESLVNKTFSHQSSIKNYI, from the coding sequence ATGAATGAATATAAAGTTGCAGTATGTATCCCAAATTATAATATGGAAGAGACTCTAGAAAATACAATTCTAAGTGCCCTTGGTCAAACTTATAAAAATGTAGAGATTTATATTTTAGATAATTGTTCAACTGACAATTCCATGAATATAATTAATAATTATTCTTCAAAATTTAAAAATATAATTGTTTTAAAAAATGAGTATCATTTAAGTATGGCAGAAAATTGGAATAAATTGTTAAGATCTGTTAAAAATTGTGATTTCATAAATATTTTATCTGCTGATGATATTTTAGAGAAAGAGTATTTTGAAGAATGTATATCTTTATATAAAAAATCAAATGAAACGTTAAGTTACATATATTCAGATAGATATAATATTGTAAATGGGAAAAGAATAGATATTGAGTTTTTTAGAGATGAAACAAAATTAGTTGATAGAGATGAAGCTTTTTTACTAAATATTTTAGGTTTTCACACAGCACCTTGTCAATTATTAATTAATTTCAAAAAACTAGAAGAAGTGGGTTTTCTTAGTACAAAGTTTGGACCTGCTTCTGATATGCATCTTACTTTAAAGTTGAATAGTTTAGGCCCTATTGGATATATAAGAAAAAGGCTTATTGGATATAATATTTCTTCTGGTATGACATCAAATAATAGAATGTTAAAATATATGAGTGTTTTATTTTATGATTTAAAAACAAATATTATTGAAAATAATATTCCTGATAGTTTAAAAAAATTTAAAAATAAACTAAAATTGGATGTAGAATGTTTCTGCTCAAAGTATTGTATTAAGTCAGGATTTGCTGATTATAAAAATGGTGGAAATCTTTTAAATTTTAAAGAAGTTATATTATTAGCAGGAACGTATGATAAAAAGATTATAGATAGTGATCTCTTTGATTATGTAATTATAAAAAAAGAAACAGATATAAAAATGATAGAGAGTTTAGTTAATAAAACTTTTTCTCATCAAAGTAGTATAAAAAATTATATTTAA
- a CDS encoding B12-binding domain-containing radical SAM protein gives MRREKILIMTPVGRSPSGEYIDYFPSRWSGSTGMFKSTTFYPFNLAYLSTFLKLKTKHTIKFFDANYYGVDSDEYVDYVKKYDPNILIIEIDSIIEKKMLAIIKILKEFNTLLRIIVCGPSPSSNPNIFLDSGASYVAIGEFELSILNLIKSGFDEKTFGIYPNQREELIDLDMLPFPEDEDIKRRNYCRYYASEYNEVEVFSTRGCPHMCNFCVVANVYGGKPSFRVRKVSSVIEEIKYLKSSIPDLEGIFFNEESHTSNKSFIRELCLEIIRLGLTDIKYNCMTNYDTLDLDLLNLMKKAGYYKVRIGIESLDSDVSALITKTKIKSNHEKLMDILKIAKELDIKIYVTMSIGAVGSSKEKDLDSLKQLELLYDNDYIQEFQVSINTPMPGTPFYSIAKENKWIVESGKFDGAKFSTISYENYRADDIKEVFDIANELRAKILNKNREEKKIRYSSYDKDWCEPVYKLTQRKIGEYYHE, from the coding sequence ATGAGACGTGAAAAGATTTTGATTATGACTCCTGTAGGCAGGAGTCCATCTGGTGAGTATATTGACTACTTCCCCTCAAGATGGAGTGGTAGTACAGGAATGTTTAAAAGTACGACTTTTTATCCTTTTAATCTAGCATATTTAAGTACTTTTTTAAAATTAAAAACCAAACATACTATAAAATTTTTTGATGCCAATTATTATGGTGTTGATTCAGATGAATATGTTGATTATGTGAAAAAATATGACCCAAACATTTTAATTATAGAAATAGATTCAATAATTGAAAAAAAGATGTTGGCAATAATTAAAATTTTAAAAGAGTTCAATACTCTTTTGCGAATAATAGTGTGTGGACCAAGTCCTTCTAGTAATCCTAACATTTTTTTGGATTCAGGAGCAAGTTATGTTGCAATTGGAGAGTTTGAATTATCAATATTGAATTTAATTAAAAGTGGTTTTGATGAAAAAACTTTTGGAATATATCCAAATCAAAGAGAAGAATTGATTGATTTAGATATGTTACCTTTTCCAGAAGATGAAGATATTAAACGTAGAAATTATTGTAGGTATTATGCTTCTGAATATAATGAAGTTGAAGTTTTTTCAACTAGAGGGTGCCCTCATATGTGTAACTTTTGCGTTGTTGCAAATGTTTATGGCGGTAAACCATCTTTTAGAGTAAGAAAAGTAAGTTCTGTAATTGAGGAGATTAAATACTTAAAAAGTTCTATACCTGATTTAGAAGGTATATTTTTTAATGAAGAGTCTCATACATCTAATAAAAGTTTTATAAGAGAACTTTGTTTGGAAATAATTAGATTGGGCTTAACTGATATAAAATATAATTGCATGACTAATTATGATACTTTAGATTTAGATCTTTTAAATCTTATGAAGAAAGCTGGTTATTATAAAGTTAGGATTGGAATAGAATCTTTAGATTCGGATGTAAGTGCATTAATTACAAAAACAAAAATTAAATCAAATCATGAAAAATTGATGGATATATTAAAAATAGCAAAAGAATTAGATATTAAAATATATGTTACCATGAGTATTGGTGCTGTTGGTTCATCAAAAGAAAAAGATTTAGATTCATTAAAACAGTTAGAGCTTTTATATGATAATGATTATATTCAAGAGTTTCAAGTCTCGATTAATACACCTATGCCTGGCACACCATTTTACTCAATTGCAAAAGAAAATAAATGGATTGTAGAGAGTGGTAAGTTTGATGGAGCTAAATTTTCAACAATCTCATATGAAAATTATAGAGCTGATGATATTAAAGAGGTGTTTGATATTGCAAATGAGTTAAGAGCAAAAATTTTAAATAAAAATAGGGAAGAGAAAAAAATTAGATACTCAAGTTATGATAAGGATTGGTGTGAACCTGTATATAAATTAACTCAAAGAAAAATAGGTGAGTATTATCATGAATGA
- a CDS encoding NAD-dependent epimerase/dehydratase family protein yields the protein MNILITGATGFLGNNLSNFLIEKGFNLTAIVRESSDLSTLNKNIKIFVYDGNVSNLINFFNINKIEGVIHLASMVISEHKSEEIGDILSSNISFGTEVLEASKKANIKWFINTGTFWQNYESCDYNPTNLYAASKEAFEKIAKYYYETSEFIFNTIKLNDTFGANDKRKKILYYWDKISKSGDTLEMSRGEQIIDMNYIEDVVNAYYLLIEHLSNEGATNGKTYIVTSKNRMSLKELAKVYETTLNKKLNIKWGAKPYRVREVMNPMICHDVIPGWQQKYELVEALKKTYLKG from the coding sequence ATGAATATTTTAATCACAGGTGCAACTGGTTTTTTGGGAAATAATTTATCAAATTTTCTGATAGAAAAAGGTTTTAATCTAACAGCAATTGTTAGAGAAAGTAGCGATTTATCAACTTTAAATAAAAATATTAAAATATTTGTTTATGATGGAAATGTATCAAATTTAATAAACTTTTTTAATATAAATAAAATAGAGGGTGTAATTCATTTAGCATCAATGGTTATTTCTGAACATAAAAGTGAGGAGATAGGAGATATTTTGAGTAGTAATATTAGTTTTGGTACGGAAGTTTTAGAAGCCTCTAAAAAAGCAAATATAAAATGGTTCATAAATACAGGAACTTTTTGGCAAAACTATGAAAGTTGTGATTATAACCCCACAAATTTATATGCTGCATCAAAAGAAGCGTTTGAAAAAATAGCTAAATATTATTATGAAACATCAGAATTTATTTTTAATACAATTAAGTTAAATGATACCTTTGGAGCAAATGATAAAAGAAAAAAGATTCTTTATTACTGGGATAAAATATCTAAAAGTGGGGATACTCTTGAGATGTCAAGAGGAGAACAGATTATAGATATGAATTATATTGAAGATGTAGTTAATGCCTATTATTTATTAATTGAGCATTTATCAAATGAAGGTGCAACAAATGGTAAAACTTATATAGTTACTTCTAAAAATAGAATGAGTTTGAAAGAACTTGCAAAGGTTTATGAAACTACACTTAATAAAAAACTAAATATAAAATGGGGAGCTAAACCTTATCGAGTAAGGGAAGTTATGAATCCTATGATATGCCATGATGTTATTCCTGGTTGGCAACAAAAGTATGAGTTAGTAGAGGCTCTAAAAAAAACATATTTAAAAGGTTAA
- the rfbH gene encoding lipopolysaccharide biosynthesis protein RfbH → MFNCGNIVKIDKEKKEFIVLLLEKLEDVFIALYLRPCESEDKITNFKLDNLSLQNGSIDKCFDINFNEQLLVSEKQILDVLGNVNSTYFEKVMKKRVLINAKSYYNAIHKVKNNEPFSPGKSRVNYAGRVYGSEEIETLIDSSLEFYLTAGRYDNIFCEKISKYLQSENINKVNVLTVNSGSSANLIAISSLTSPKLGELCLKENDEVICVAAGFPTSISPIIQNKLIPVFIDVELGSYNIDTSKIEKSITSKTKAIMIAHTLGIPFDLDKILEIAEKYNLWVIEDNCDALGATYSLKREYSLINNKKVSGTAKTGTIGHIGTSSFYPAHQITMGEGGAVYTDSLEIYKIALSFRDWGRDCWCSPGRDNTCKSRFKWQLGLLPKGYDHKYTYSHIGYNLKITDMQAAIGVAQMDRVQGFAEKRYANWKYLNQKLETLKDFFILPIVSESAVPSPFGFALTIKDEKINSRDKIVEFLESCNIQTRTVFAGNILRQPALTQSDVKIKIESGEVKAANTLVEEDVKILANTDLVMKNTFWVGVYPGLSNEMLDYMIDKIIEATKK, encoded by the coding sequence ATGTTTAATTGTGGGAATATAGTAAAAATAGATAAAGAAAAAAAAGAGTTTATAGTTCTATTATTGGAAAAGTTAGAAGATGTTTTTATAGCACTTTACTTAAGACCATGTGAATCAGAAGATAAGATAACTAATTTTAAGTTAGATAACTTATCACTTCAAAATGGGTCTATAGATAAATGCTTTGATATTAATTTTAATGAACAATTATTGGTTAGTGAAAAACAAATTTTAGATGTTTTAGGAAATGTAAATAGTACATATTTTGAAAAAGTCATGAAAAAAAGAGTTCTGATTAATGCAAAGAGCTATTATAATGCAATTCATAAAGTAAAAAATAATGAACCTTTTTCCCCCGGAAAAAGTAGAGTTAATTATGCGGGAAGAGTTTATGGGTCTGAAGAGATTGAAACATTAATAGACTCTTCATTAGAATTTTATTTAACAGCAGGTAGATATGATAATATCTTTTGTGAAAAAATATCTAAATATTTACAAAGTGAAAATATAAATAAAGTAAATGTTTTAACTGTAAACTCAGGTTCATCTGCCAACCTTATTGCCATTTCAAGTTTAACTTCACCTAAGTTAGGAGAGTTGTGTTTAAAAGAAAATGATGAGGTAATTTGTGTTGCAGCTGGTTTTCCTACATCAATTTCTCCAATTATTCAAAACAAGTTAATACCAGTTTTTATAGATGTCGAATTAGGTAGTTATAATATCGATACTTCAAAAATTGAAAAAAGTATTACCTCTAAAACAAAAGCTATAATGATTGCGCATACATTAGGAATTCCCTTTGATTTAGATAAGATTCTAGAAATTGCAGAAAAATATAATTTATGGGTTATTGAAGATAACTGCGATGCTTTAGGAGCTACTTATAGTTTAAAGAGAGAGTATAGTTTAATAAATAATAAAAAAGTTTCTGGTACTGCTAAAACTGGAACAATAGGGCATATCGGTACATCAAGTTTCTATCCTGCTCACCAAATTACAATGGGAGAGGGTGGAGCTGTATATACTGATAGTTTAGAGATTTATAAAATAGCTTTATCTTTTAGAGATTGGGGAAGAGATTGTTGGTGCTCACCAGGAAGAGATAATACTTGTAAAAGTAGATTTAAATGGCAATTGGGGTTATTGCCTAAAGGGTATGATCATAAATATACATATAGTCATATTGGTTATAATCTGAAAATCACGGATATGCAAGCTGCAATTGGAGTTGCCCAAATGGATAGAGTTCAAGGTTTTGCAGAAAAAAGGTATGCTAATTGGAAATATTTAAATCAAAAATTAGAAACATTAAAAGATTTCTTTATCCTTCCTATAGTTTCAGAGAGTGCTGTTCCTTCACCATTTGGATTTGCTTTAACAATCAAAGATGAAAAAATAAATTCTAGAGATAAAATAGTGGAGTTTTTAGAATCTTGTAATATTCAGACGAGAACTGTTTTTGCTGGGAATATCTTAAGACAGCCTGCTTTGACTCAATCAGATGTAAAAATAAAAATAGAATCAGGAGAAGTTAAAGCTGCAAATACATTAGTTGAAGAGGATGTAAAAATACTTGCTAACACAGATTTAGTAATGAAAAATACATTTTGGGTAGGTGTTTATCCTGGTTTATCTAATGAGATGTTAGATTATATGATTGACAAAATAATAGAAGCAACAAAAAAATAG